A region from the Peromyscus leucopus breed LL Stock chromosome 9, UCI_PerLeu_2.1, whole genome shotgun sequence genome encodes:
- the Ccar2 gene encoding cell cycle and apoptosis regulator protein 2 isoform X3, whose protein sequence is MSQFKRQRINPLPGGRNFSGPASTSLLGPPPGLLTPPVATDLSQNARHLQGGEKQRVFTGIVTSLHDYFGVVDEEVFFQLSVVKGRLPQLGEKVLVKAAYNPGQAVPWNAVKVQTLSNQPLLKSPAPPLLHVAALGQKQGILGAQPQLIFQPHRIPPLFPQKPLSLFQTSHTLHLSHLNRFPARGPHGRLDQSRSDDYDSKKRKQRAGGEPWGAKKPRHDLPPYRVHLTPYTVDSPVCDFLELQRRYRSLLVPSDLLSVHLSWLSAFPLSQPFSLHHPSRIQVSSEKEAAPDAGAEPSPVDGDPTYSSKVLLLSSPGLEEFYRCCMLFVDDMAEPRETPEHPLKQLKFLLGRKEEEAVLVGGEWSPSLDGLDPQADPQVLVRTAIRCAQAQTGIDLSACTKWWRFAEFQYLQPGPPRQLHTVVVYLPDVWTIMPTLEEWEALCQQKATEAAPQPQEALGEAESTEQTPDASEQADAPKQNTETSEATTQQDVDTDLPEAPPPPLEPAVMARPGCVSLSLHGIVEDRRPKERISFEVVVLAELFLEMLQRDFGYRIYKMLLSLPDKVVSPPEPEKEEAAKEDVVKEEEAVKEEAVKVPKDEVQNEGTAAESDNPLKEDGLLPKRPSSGGEEEEKARGEAAEDLCEMALDPDLLLLRDDGEEEFAGAKLEETEVRSVASNQSEMEYSSLQDMPKELDPSAVLPLDCLLAFVFFDANWCGYLHRRDLERVLLTLGIRLSAEQAKQLVSRVVTQNICQYRSLQYSRAEVLDDGPPEEGLFGNLDLLPPSGKSTKPGAASTEHKGLVPHNGSLINVGSLLQRAEQQDSGRLYLENKIHTLELKLEESHNRFSATEVTNKTLAAEMQELRARLVEAEETARTAERQKNQLQRQLQDFRRRLTPLHLEMQRMVEKADSWVEKEEPAPSN, encoded by the exons ATGTCCCAGTTTAAGCGCCAGAGGATCAACCCACTTCCAGGAGGACGAAACTTCTCAG GCCCGGCTTCCACATCTCTTTTGGGCCCTCCTCCTGGTTTGCTTACTCCTCCTGTGGCCACAGACCTGTCCCAAAATGCCAGGCACCTTCAG GGTGGGGAGAAGCAGCGGGTCTTCACGGGCATTGTTACCAGCTTGCATGACTACTTTGGGGTGGTAGACGAAGAAGTCTTTTTTCAGCTAAG TGTGGTGAAAGGCCGACTACCCCAGCTGGGTGAGAAGGTGCTGGTGAAAGCAGCTTATAACCCAGGCCAGGCAGTGCCCTGGAATGCTGTCAAGGTGCAGACGCTCTCCAACCAG CCCTTACTGAAGTCTCCAGCACCCCCCCTTCTGCACGTGGCAGCTCTGGGCCAGAAGCAAGGGATCCTGGGAGCTCAGCCCCAGTTGATCTTTCAGCCTCACCGAATTCCCCCCCTTTTCCCTCAGAAGC ctctgagTCTCTTCCAGACATCCCACACACTTCACCTGAGCCACCTGAACAGATTTCCTGCTCGGGGTCCCCATGGAAGGCTGGACCAGAGCCGAAG TGATGACTATGACTCGAAGAAACGCAAACAGCGGGCTGGTGGAGAGCCCTGGGGTGCTAAGAAACCTCGACATGACCTGCCTCCTTACCGGGTTCATCTCACTCCTTATACTGTGGACAG CCCCGTCTGTGACTTCCTAGAACTCCAGCGGCGTTACCGCAGCCTCCTGGTCCCCTCGGATCTCCTCTCCGTGCACTTGAGTTGGCTGTCAGCCTTCCCTCTGAGCCAGCCCTTCTCCCTCCACCACCCAAGTCGGATTCAGGTCTCTTCAGAGAAGGAGGCAGCTCCAGACGCTGGTGCTGAGCCCAGCCCTGTGGACGGTGACCCCACTTACAGTTCCAAG GTGCTGCTGCTCTCCTCCCCGGGCCTGGAGGAGTTCTACCGTTGCTGCATGCTGTTTGTGGATGACATGGCTGAGCCAAGGGAGACGCCGGAGCATCCTCTGAAGCAGCTAAAG TTTTTGCTGGGCCGGAAAGAAGAAGAGGCGGTGCTGGTTGGGGGTGAGTGGTCTCCTTCCCTGGATGGCCTCGACCCCCAGGCAGACCCGCAGGTGCTGGTGCGCACAGCCATCCGCTGCGCGCAAGCCCAGACCGGCATCGACCTGAGCGCCTGCACCAAGTG GTGGCGATTTGCCGAGTTTCAGTACTTACAGCCAGGGCCACCCCGGCAGTTACACACGGTAGTGGTATACCTGCCAGACGTGTGGACCATCATGCCCACTTTGGAGGAGTGGGAGGCACTGTGCCAGCAGAAAGCCACAGAGGCAGCTCCCCAACCCCAGGAGGCATTGGGG GAGGCAGAGTCTACTGAACAGACCCCTGACGCATCAGAGCAAGCAGACGCGCCTAAACAGAACACGGAGACGTCAGAGGCCACCACGCAGCAAGATGTGGACACTGATCTCCCAGAGGCCCCTCCGCCTCCTCTAGAACCCGCTGTGATGGCCCGTCCTGGCTGTGTCAGCCTGTCTCTCCACGGGATAGTGGAGGATCGGAGACCAAAAGAAAGGATCTCTTTTGAG GTGGTGGTGCTGGCCGAGCTGTTTCTAGAGATGCTGCAGAGGGATTTTGGCTATAGGATTTATAAGATGCTGCTGAGCCTTCCAGACAAAGTTGTATCTCCCCCTGAACCTGAGAAGGAGGAGGCAGCCAAGGAGGATGTGGTCAAAGAGGAGGAGGCTGTCAAAGAGGAGGCGGTGAAGGTGCCCAAGGATGAGGTACAGAACGAGGGCACGGCTGCCGAGTCAGACAACCCGCTG AAGGAGGATGGGCTTCTGCCCAAACGGCCCTCTtcagggggagaggaggaggagaaggcccGGGGCGAGGCAgctgaggatctctgtgagatggcCTTGGACCCAGACCTGCTGCTTCTGAGGGATGATGGAGAGGAGGAGTTCG CAGGAGCAAAGCTGGAGGAAACGGAGGTTCGCTCTGTCGCCTCAAACCAGTCAGAGATGGAGTATTCCTCTCTTCAggacatg CCAAAGGAGCTGGACCCCTCGGCCGTGCTCCCCCTGGACTGCCTTCTGGCTTTCGTGTTTTTTGATGCCAACTGGTGTGGCTACTTGCACCGGCGAGACTTGGAGCGGGTCCTCCTCACACTGGGGATCCGGCTCAGTGCTGAGCAG GCCAAGCAGCTGGTTAGCAGAGTAGTGACGCAGAACATCTGCCAGTACCGGAGTCTTCAGTACAGCCGTGCCGAGGTGCTGGATGACGGGCCTCCAGAAGAGGGGCTCTTCG GAAACCTGGATCTGCTGCCCCCTTCAGGGAAGAGCACAAAGCCAGGCGCTGCCTCCACAGAGCACAAAGGCCTGGTGCCGCACAACGGCAGCCTCATCAACGTGGGGAGTCTGCTACAGCGTGCCGAGCAGCAAGACAGTGGCCGCCTATACCTGGAGAACAAGATTCACACACTGGAACTGAAGCTTG AGGAGAGCCATAACCGTTTCTCAGCCACCGAAGTGACAAATAAGACGTTGGCGGCCGAGATGCAGGAGCTGCGGGCCCGGCTGGTGGAGGCGGAGGAGACAGCCCGGACAGCGGAACGCCAGAAGAACCAGCTGCAGCGGCAGCTGCAGGACTTCCGCAGGCGCCTGACCCCGCTGCACCTGGAGATGCAGCGGATGGTTGAAAAG GCCGACAGCTGGGTAGAGAAAGAGGAGCCAGCACCCAGCAACTGA